ACCGCGGGCCAAGCGACCCTGCGCCCGCTGCGGCTGCGGACTCAGGACCGGCGCCGGAGGGAGGCCGCACCGGCGTCGAGCTCGCCCGCGCCGGAGGGAGGCTGGGGTGCGCGCGTGGAGAAGTCGGAGAGAGGGAGGCTGGGTGCCCGGTTCGGGTGTTTTTTCTTTTCGTTCTTCTCCTGCTTGCGATTCTGACACGACTAGTCGAGCCTGGGACCACTGTCAGAGAGATGGCACGGGATAAGACATTATATTTACAAATCGGGCCCATTATATAGACGAACAGGCCCATAATGGCCCAGATGGGAAGACGAAAACACGAAGCCCAGTAATCAACCGGCCCGTTTAACCGCGAGACCTTAAACCCTAGCTTCGCCCGACTCGTCCTTTGAGACATCTCAACCGTCCGTTTGGACCCGCAAGATGATCGCGGCCGTTGGTCTCTCCCTCCCCTGCTACATATAAGCCGCCTCCGGCGCGCGCCGTCTCAGCGTCTTCCCCAACCTGCACAAGCTCTTCTCCGGCGGCGGAAGCGGAAGCAAGCAGGCGGCCACCATGGTGAAGGGACGCACGGGGCAGCGCGTCAGGCTCTACGTCCGGGGCACCATCCTGGGATACAAGAGGTGAGCTCCGCGGCGCCGCTCCTTCTCCGTCTGCGCTGTGCGGATCTGGTCATTTCTCTGCGGGTTTCATTCAGCTAACAGTGGTggtggtcgtcgtcgtcgtcgtgcaGGTCCAAGTCGAACCAGTACGAGAACACGTCGCTGGTCCAGATCGAGGGGGTGAACACCAAGGAGGACGTCGCGTGGTACGCCGGCAAGCGCATGGCGTACATCTACAAGGCCAAGACCAAGAGCAGCGAGACCCGCTACAGGTGCATCTGGGGCAAGGTCACCCGCCCGCACGGCAACTCCGGCGTCGTCCGCGCCAAGTTCAAGTCCAATCTCCCGCCGGAGTCCATGGTCAGTAATTCGCTCACTCCTGCTTCTCCCATTATACGTTGTGTGATTTGTTGCCTCCCTATTGATGCTCTGTCTGACGCTGGAGTTTTGTATTCGTTGCAGGGACGCAAGGTCAGAGTGTTCATGTACCCGAGCAGCATCTAAGGTTAGCATCGAAAAATGGATGATCCGCTCATATATTTGTTATGCTGGTTGCTAGTGAATTGTTTATCTGTGATCGAATGATGTGGGAATGTTCTGATTGCCTTGAGAATGTATTTATCATTTTGCGCTTAGAGCCTAGGCCTAGGGCTATGCTTTGTTATGGCTAATTAGGAGACACATTATGGTTTTTATTGAGTCTGTATGTAGCATCATACGATGGCCTGGATTCTGTGAGTGTAAAGTTGCTTTGCTAACGAAGCATTTCACTAAGTATTGTTTGAACGTACTGCTACTATTCAGAAAAAAATAGTGTGCCTAGTTTTTCTGTTTACTTTTTCCCTGAAATCTCACTCAGGAAGCAGTACATTAGAGCTGTTGCCTGCTGATTTGGAATGGTGAAGATTTCACTGTTTTTACATGTCTAAATCCAACACAAGTACATGGAATGTAGGATATGGGTTCATCCACTTATTTATAAGTAGTATGCAGTTTTGTTCCAACAATTGTTTTCTATCAATTGTTTTGTTTTTACAAGGTGTTATTGTTGCTATTTGATCATGTCGTTTTCTTCTTACTGGAGCTCTTAAATGTTGTTTAGAATCAGTTCTTATTGTGTTGTCATCATGTCTAGCCATAGTGATGCCAGTTTCAAACACCTTAAACATGTCAGATTTTTTTTGTTCAGTTATAGTTGTGCAATTTTCTTCTTATATTAGTGCAAATCATAAGTCTGATCAAAGTACTGTTGTCTATGGAATTGTGTATGCTTTTTTGAAATACTTGTATACATAAGATAGCACTTGCGAGGATTAATAAGCATGTAGGGTTAGCAATGAGGCTAATTATATTTTATCTATGAATGGCACTTAATTTTATATCTCTGATTGGTCATAGCTTACGATGGCTAATCATGTATCGTCTATTCTTGTTTTTTCAAATGCAGGTTTTGTTGGAGTAGGGATGGCCATGCTTATTTCTTACTTGTCTTGAGCTGAAAATTCCATGTTTGGTGAAACCCTGCTATGTTGGCAACTTAGATTGTTCATGTACTGAGAACCTGTGGAAGTTTTGCCAAAATTTGTTGTCTAAAGGATGAACCATTATCGTAATGTTATGCCAGCACCAGAGCTTATTTTGCGCATCAGATGCCTTGCCATTGTTGTTTAATATTATTATCTTCAAGTTCATACGGCCATATTTTCCCCTGTGGTCTGTCAGCCATGTTGTTCATGCGCCATATATATCAAATAACGGGCAATGTGGATGTGATGTTTTTGTGGTTTGGTTCCAGTAGCCAAAATGCATTTCATTTAATGCGGATGTATGTTTAGAATTTCTTCTTTTCCTAATTAATCTGGTTGCCTGAAGAAAGATGATGTATTCTTACTAGTTGCTGTAGTATTTAATCAAGTGTCATTGAATTGCTTTGGGTCGTTTCTATATTTTTAATGTTTGTTATGCGGTTTCCAAGAGTGTCATGTCATCATTTAATGGTTTTGTTTGATGAATGAAACAATTACTCACAATACACAGTAGTTTCATTACACGATTTCACATCACTCATGATTGTTTAGATGGAGCCGGTCATGACAGACCCTGGTTATAATAATCAATATTTTTTTGGATCAATACATATGGAACCTGCCCAGGTAGGGTGATTTGATATCTCGGATACAACGGGATTGTGGTGTTGAGGAGTTAGGCTTAGGAATTCTGGGATCAGCAGAGACTAGAAAAGCGCCGCCTTCCCTCAACTGTAGTTGCAAATGTAGCCTTTCTAGAGCATTCTTAATGGTACAGGATTCTGTGCTATTTATAGACATGCAAAGCCTTTGTGGTAATCGTCTTCAAACAGTCTAAACGGCGCCTAATAAAGTACGGATGGTATGTTTATAACAGGAAAAGTTGGACCGATAGTCTTCTGGAGCTTTTAGAATGTACACTCCTTTAATTTCAAACTATACatcgttttgacttttctagataAATAATAATTACTATGCATCTATCTAGATGTATGATCTATATATGTAGATTATACATCGTTTTGACTTTTCTGGATAAATGATAattactatgcatctagatgTATAATCTATATATCTAGCAAAGTTAAAGGTTAACGATTTTCCAGGGATTGACAGTTAGCACGTCCCTTGAATTGAAGAGATCGGAGAGCTCGATTTGCATGGCCGCAAGAAGCTCGCCAGCACGCCTTCACCATGTACAGAACCTGTGAGTTGTGACATTGACTCCTAGCAGACGAAAAGAAGCAACCGATCTCCTCCGCCATGGTGATGGGAATGGCCGTGGTGACGACGAGATGATTCAAGCACATTCATAAAATCGTACTACGAGAAATGAAGCATTCAGCTCAACAATCTACAGGCACCCTGAATACATAAAACCAGTCCCATTTCGATCGCCCGGCAACAGGGCTTTCACACGCGACAGACTATCTCCACGAACTCGTCGAAGTTCCTCCTGCACGCGCCGCCGGGCGCGAACGCCGCGGCCACCGCGGCCTGCAGCTCCTGCGCCCTGGCCCTCATCCTCGCCCCTTCCTCCCCGCGCAGCAGCGCCCCCACGGCCGCGGCCACCCCGGCGCGCGTAATCGTGGCGCCCTCGAACGCGGCGCCGAACCCCCACACGCTCGCCACGGACCGCGCGTTCATCCGCTGGTCCCCGAAGAAGGGGCGGCACGCCATGGGCACGCCGCTGGACACGCCCTCCAGCACCGACGCCCACCCGGCGTGCGTCACGAACGCGCCCACGGACGCGTGGCGCAGCACGGCCACCTGTGGCGCCCAGGGGACCACGAGCCCGgacccggcgccggcggccgcggcgcgggcCAGGAACCCCGCGGGCAGGAGCGGCCACGAGTCCTCGCGCAGGGACCACAGGAACGGCGCACCGGAGGACTCCAGCCCGGCCGCCAGCTCGCGGAGCTCGTCGGGGCGCGGGGACGCCACCGTGCCGAAGCTCACGTACGCCACGGAGCGCGCCGGGTGGGCGTCCAGCCAGGCGAGGCAGCCGTGCGGGTCGCCGGCTGCTGGCGCCGCGGCGTCGGTGGTGTCCTTGGGGAGGAGGAAGTGGTAGGGGCCGAGCGGGAGGCAGTTCGGGAGCGTCTCGGCGAGGGCCGCGGTGACGTCGGGCGGGTCCAGGCCCGGAAAGGTGTTgagcgccacggcggcggcggcggcgcgcgggaggagctgcCCCATGCGGTGGACGAGTCGGCTGATCACGTAGTCGAAGTCGCCGGAGAT
The genomic region above belongs to Panicum hallii strain FIL2 chromosome 4, PHallii_v3.1, whole genome shotgun sequence and contains:
- the LOC112888415 gene encoding 60S ribosomal protein L35a-1, which translates into the protein MVKGRTGQRVRLYVRGTILGYKRSKSNQYENTSLVQIEGVNTKEDVAWYAGKRMAYIYKAKTKSSETRYRCIWGKVTRPHGNSGVVRAKFKSNLPPESMGRKVRVFMYPSSI
- the LOC112889920 gene encoding anthocyanidin 3-O-glucosyltransferase-like, giving the protein MSPAASSPAPHVAVVAFPFSSHAAVLLTFARALAAAAAPAGATLSFLSTAGSIAQLRGAAGADLPGNLRFVEVPDGAGAPAAKGAAPVPVPRQMELFMAAAEAGGVKAGLEAAGAAAGGARVSCVVGDAFVWPAADAAAAAGAPWVPVWTAASCALLAHLRTDALRADVGDQAASRADELLVSHPGLGSYRVVDLPDGVISGDFDYVISRLVHRMGQLLPRAAAAAVALNTFPGLDPPDVTAALAETLPNCLPLGPYHFLLPKDTTDAAAPAAGDPHGCLAWLDAHPARSVAYVSFGTVASPRPDELRELAAGLESSGAPFLWSLREDSWPLLPAGFLARAAAAGAGSGLVVPWAPQVAVLRHASVGAFVTHAGWASVLEGVSSGVPMACRPFFGDQRMNARSVASVWGFGAAFEGATITRAGVAAAVGALLRGEEGARMRARAQELQAAVAAAFAPGGACRRNFDEFVEIVCRV